The window TCCGGCCCGTACCCGTACAACGAAGTCAGTTGCTTGACCACCTCCACCTCGATCTCCGTGGCGATGGGGGACTGATCCCAGGAATCCATCGACTGGTTGAACACCGAAAGGATTACTTCAGTGGCAAGGGACTCCATCAACGCGGGACTGTGGAGGTGCGCCATGTAGCGGTCTGAATAGGTATGGACGAAGTTGGGAAGCACTTCCTTCTTCATCTTCTCCAGCACCGCCTCATATCCCATTCCATGAGAAGGAAGCAACGTATCCTGCAGGACAGCCTGTAATTGCTGAGGCGTCCTGCCGCCATACGCGCTGCCGTCGCAAGACGCGTCCAAAACGGCGTCGATGGTCTCTTCCATCATCTGCCGATAGCGCAGGTGTGACTGGGGATCCTCCGAAAGCAACAGCTCAGACTTTCTTGACATCAGCGTCCACCCTCCGGACCACGTCCTGGAAGATGTCCAGCATGGTATTCACTTCGTCATGGGTGACGTTGAGCGCCACCAAACACCGCATTACCGATCCCATACGGCCTCCCCGTTCCATGATCAACTTCTTCTCGAAACAGAGTTTCTGCACCCGGGCGGCGATATCCCCGTCATACAGCGGAACGCCCATGATGTCCTTCGGCCCGTTGGGATTGATGAATTCGATCCCGATCATCAACCCTCTGCCACGAACATCCCCGATGATGGAGACCTGCTGTTTCAACGCGTTCAGACGGGATTGGATCATCTCGCCCTTGACCCGCACATCCTCAAGGAACGCGGGATCAGAGACACGCTGCATCACCACCGTACCTGCCGCCATGGCAAGCTGGTCGCCACGGAACGTCCCGGTATGTGCGCCCGGTTTCCAGGTATCCAGTTCCTCACGGTACACCACAACGGAAAGCGGAAGCGAGCCGCCGACCGCCTTTCGACAGAAGAATGACATCCGGCACGATATCCCCGTACTGGAACGCGAAGAAGTCGCCACTGCGGCCGATGCCGCACTGAATCTCGTCGCAGATCAACGGGATGCCCAGCTCTTGGTCACCCTGCGCACCGTCTGGAGGAACTTCTTCGGCGCGGGAATCACCCCGCCCTCTCCCTGGATCGCCTCCAGGATCACCGCGGCGGGAAGCGGAATACCACTCTCAGGATCTTTCAACGCGCGCTCGAAGTAGGCGCAACAGGCGTCGACACCCGCTTCCCCGCCCAACCCGAACGGATCGCGGTAGGTGTACGGATACGGCATGAACTGCACGTAAGGCATCAAGCCCGAAACCGGGCTCTTCGCGGCCAGGTTTCCGGTCAACGACAGGGCGCCATGGCCCATTCCATGGAACGCTCCATGGAACGCCACCACCGACGTGCGGCCGGTGGCTGTCTTGCACAGCTTGATGGCTGCGTCCACCGCGTCGGTGCCACTGGGGCTGCAGAACTGGATTTTTGCGTGATCTTTCAATCCGGGAGGAAGCAGGCTGAACAGCGTTTCCACAAACCGGTCCTTCACCGGCGTGGTGATGTCCAGCGTATGAAGGGGAGCATCGCTCTGCAGCATGTCCACCATCACCTGATTCACTTCCGGATCATTGTGCCCAAGGGCCAACGTACCGGCTCCGCAGAGGAAATCAAGATATTTGTTTCCTTCCACGTCTTCCACCCAAACGCCCTTCGCCTTTTTCAGGGCGACGGGGAATTTCCTCGGATATGTCCGGGCGTTCGATTCTGTCTGATTCTGACGGTCAAGGTAGAATTGATTGGTGACTGTGCTCATGCTGTCCTTCTCTTCTTCAGTACGCGTTCCATCGCTGGATTGGCGCACCTGTTATCTTCCTTCTTCAAGATGGTTGTACCAAGTCTACGCGCGCCTATGAACCATAGGCAACGAGCACACGTATTATTATCACAAACGGGAGAAAAGAAAAGAGTTTTCCAGCTGTTTTTGAAAAATTTTCCCAAGGGGGAAAACCGGTCATTTCCCCAAGGCGAACAATGCCGCTCCGATGGCCCCGCACAGTTGCGCCATAGGGGGAGATGGCAAGGGGTACGGAGAGCTTGCGTTCCAACGCGTGCACCACTCCGGGGTTCTTCGCAACCCCACCGGTGAGCATCACCGGCTCGGTGAGGCCGACACGCCCCACCAGCACGGCGATTTTGGAGGCGACCGACGCGTCCAGGGCGTACACGATATCCCCTACATCCTTGTTTTTGGCCACCAGAGAGACCACTTCCGACTCGGCGAATACGGTGCACATGCTGCTGATGACGATCTTCTCGTTCGCCGTATCCCCCATACGGGCCATCTGGTCGATATCCATGTCCAACGCCCGGGCCATCATCTCCAGAAAGCGTCCGGTTCCCGCGGCGCACTTGTCGTTCATGGCGAAGTTCACCACGCCCCCCGCCTCATCCAGACGGATGGCCTTGCTGTCCTGTCCTCCGATGTCGATGACGGTACGGACGGAAGGATCCAGGAAATGGGCTCCTTTGGCGTGGCAGGAAATCTCCGTGATCCGCTGGTCATCCCCGAACGAATCACGCCCATAACCGGTGGCCACCACACGCGCCACCTGATCGCGGGAAATTCCCGCCTCCTCCAACGCTTTTCCCAGCGCTTCCTCCCCACTGGCCCGCGCCCCACGCCCCGTGGGCAGAATGACCGAAGCGACAATGGTTTGGTTCTGGTCCATCACCACCACATCCGTGCTGGTCGACCCGCTGTCGATGCCCGCCACAAACCCGTCACGTATTTTCATCGGGGGCTCCTTTGTTTTGTCCAACGTCTCTCGGAACGCTTCCAAACGTGTCGCCAACTGGCCTTCACTCTGCGTGGTGTAGTCCGTTTCGATCCGTATCGACGGAACCGAGCAGGAAGCCAACGCCTCGTTGCACTCCATTTGGGAAAAATCACAGAACTTCATCGCGTGGTACACCACCCCGGCAAGCTGGGGGTCATGATACAGCGCCGACCGCCCGACATTCCGGTCCATCCGGACGCAGGGAATCTGGGCAAGCAACGCGGCGGCGTAGGCGTCCCACATCGCATCTCCAGTTCCTTCCGGACGTGGTACAAACCGGTTTCCCAGACAGGTATGGTTCTCCACCGGATAGCCTGTCTTTTGGGACACAAACGCGGCAAGGGACGCGTCCGCTCTGGCTCCTACCAACCCGATGTACGTCCCGGATGCCTTTTTCTCAGGAACGAACGCCGAGAGGAACCGCTCCACGGAAAACTCCTTTCCGCTGTATCGGGTATAGGCGTCCTTCAACCGGAGAATCTCCCGGACGAATAACGAGCGGGAACATGCGATATCCTCGTGGGGAAGATCCAACAGAAACAGGAACCGGCACTTCCCGCTCTTTCGGGCAATGTCCGCCACCCGACGCATCACGTCACAGCAATTGACCAGGACCAACTCCTCCGCGTCACCGTCACCCACCGCCTGGATGACCGATTTGCCGAACCCGCACAGGTTGGCGTGCCCCAGACGATCAGCATCAGGATACTGGGACGCCATCGCCTCAAGCGGCTTGCAGGAAACCCCAAAGCCCGCGAAGAGCTCGATCGGAGTGTACTTGCACACGTAGCGGATCATTTTCCCGCCTCCAGCATCTCGACGAACGCCTGGAGCCGCGTCTCCGTCTGTCCATCGCTTTGGTTGTGGATGTCGCACCCGTCCCCATCCAGGAACAGGCAGGGCAGCCCCAACGCCTCCAGCTCATCCTTGATCATCCCGGACGAGGCCAACGTCGCCTTGCATCCCCAGTGGCCGAACAGCACCGCGCCATCGGCATGGACCCGTTTCTGCACGGCAAGGATCTGGTCGACGCGATGCTCCACCCCTCCGCAGAACGAACTGCGCACCATTCTTCCCGCCATGGCAAGATAAGGATCAGGATCGTCCTGGAACGCGATCATCGATTCGTAGGACATCTCGCAGGCGACGATCCGAACCCGTGGATTGAAATTCAGGAGCGTTCTTACCGGCATCTGGGCGAACGGGATGGTGTGGATCCACAGAAGCTTCAACCCGTGATCAGGCTTTCCTTTTTCATAGTCGGAGACGGCCATTCGCCAGTAGCGCAGGCTTTCCTCGCTTCCGAGCAGCATATGGTTGGTCATGATCTCGTACATCTGGGAAGTGACATCCCCGGGAACATTCACCGAACCGACGAGATCAAGATACCGAAGATACAGGGAACACGCTTCCCTGCTGCGATTCACCGCGCTCCGCAACGTGTCCTGCGCGATCAACCGATGGGTCTGGTCCTCAATGAACGTGACCATTTCCCTCAGTTCATCCGCCACATACCGGACGCTGTCCTGGGAAATCTCGTATGGGACTTCCACGCAGAACCGTGGAATGTGGTAGGTCCGGGAAACATGGGGGAATGTGATCATATTGGCGTCACACGCCACGTTGGTGTACAGGAGGAACGGAGGCGTCGGCAACAGGCCCAATCGGGTGCCTCCGAGAAAAATCCGATGATACGAGCAGAGCCCGGGATCTTCATCCGCCGCGTCCAGCAGCGGATCCTGGCATCGCGTCCCCGTCATGAACGCCGAAACCCCCTCGGCGGAATACGGGGCGTAGCCTACAGAAAGAAGAGGTTCGCACGGAATAAACAGGCTGGTCATGGCACTCTGTTCAGGGTGACGAAGCACTCCCCGCATATACCGCATGATCAACCAGGAGAGGTACTGCTTGCTTTTGGGAAGCCGCTTGTCGGGAAACCACTTCAGCCGGAATTCCTGCGCCACGTAGCCAAGGAGCATCA of the Sphaerochaeta sp. genome contains:
- a CDS encoding acyl-CoA dehydratase activase is translated as MIRYVCKYTPIELFAGFGVSCKPLEAMASQYPDADRLGHANLCGFGKSVIQAVGDGDAEELVLVNCCDVMRRVADIARKSGKCRFLFLLDLPHEDIACSRSLFVREILRLKDAYTRYSGKEFSVERFLSAFVPEKKASGTYIGLVGARADASLAAFVSQKTGYPVENHTCLGNRFVPRPEGTGDAMWDAYAAALLAQIPCVRMDRNVGRSALYHDPQLAGVVYHAMKFCDFSQMECNEALASCSVPSIRIETDYTTQSEGQLATRLEAFRETLDKTKEPPMKIRDGFVAGIDSGSTSTDVVVMDQNQTIVASVILPTGRGARASGEEALGKALEEAGISRDQVARVVATGYGRDSFGDDQRITEISCHAKGAHFLDPSVRTVIDIGGQDSKAIRLDEAGGVVNFAMNDKCAAGTGRFLEMMARALDMDIDQMARMGDTANEKIVISSMCTVFAESEVVSLVAKNKDVGDIVYALDASVASKIAVLVGRVGLTEPVMLTGGVAKNPGVVHALERKLSVPLAISPYGATVRGHRSGIVRLGEMTGFPPWENFSKTAGKLFSFLPFVIIIRVLVAYGS
- a CDS encoding aminotransferase class III-fold pyridoxal phosphate-dependent enzyme, translating into MICDEIQCGIGRSGDFFAFQYGDIVPDVILLSKGGRRLASAFRCGVP
- a CDS encoding aminotransferase class III-fold pyridoxal phosphate-dependent enzyme, whose product is MSTVTNQFYLDRQNQTESNARTYPRKFPVALKKAKGVWVEDVEGNKYLDFLCGAGTLALGHNDPEVNQVMVDMLQSDAPLHTLDITTPVKDRFVETLFSLLPPGLKDHAKIQFCSPSGTDAVDAAIKLCKTATGRTSVVAFHGAFHGMGHGALSLTGNLAAKSPVSGLMPYVQFMPYPYTYRDPFGLGGEAGVDACCAYFERALKDPESGIPLPAAVILEAIQGEGGVIPAPKKFLQTVRRVTKSWASR
- a CDS encoding aminotransferase class III-fold pyridoxal phosphate-dependent enzyme; amino-acid sequence: MSFFCRKAVGGSLPLSVVVYREELDTWKPGAHTGTFRGDQLAMAAGTVVMQRVSDPAFLEDVRVKGEMIQSRLNALKQQVSIIGDVRGRGLMIGIEFINPNGPKDIMGVPLYDGDIAARVQKLCFEKKLIMERGGRMGSVMRCLVALNVTHDEVNTMLDIFQDVVRRVDADVKKV
- a CDS encoding 2-hydroxyacyl-CoA dehydratase family protein; this encodes MSVVDAFGGKVGELAVTDGQKARSLMLLGYVAQEFRLKWFPDKRLPKSKQYLSWLIMRYMRGVLRHPEQSAMTSLFIPCEPLLSVGYAPYSAEGVSAFMTGTRCQDPLLDAADEDPGLCSYHRIFLGGTRLGLLPTPPFLLYTNVACDANMITFPHVSRTYHIPRFCVEVPYEISQDSVRYVADELREMVTFIEDQTHRLIAQDTLRSAVNRSREACSLYLRYLDLVGSVNVPGDVTSQMYEIMTNHMLLGSEESLRYWRMAVSDYEKGKPDHGLKLLWIHTIPFAQMPVRTLLNFNPRVRIVACEMSYESMIAFQDDPDPYLAMAGRMVRSSFCGGVEHRVDQILAVQKRVHADGAVLFGHWGCKATLASSGMIKDELEALGLPCLFLDGDGCDIHNQSDGQTETRLQAFVEMLEAGK